The Podarcis muralis chromosome 10, rPodMur119.hap1.1, whole genome shotgun sequence genome includes a region encoding these proteins:
- the SBF1 gene encoding myotubularin-related protein 5 isoform X11 translates to MSPGALAPPHAALARLAMARLADYFVVVAFAHGKRGSGDGQGQILQRFPEKDWEDNPFPQGIELFCQPSGWQLFSERNPPTFFIAVLTDINSERHYCACFTFWEAVESSQNHLRNEEEEGEVAALIQPAQLFAPKSLVLVSRLDHAEVFRNCLGLVYTIFVDGLNASLETVIGSLLTCTIPITGGAQRTISLGAGDRQVIQTPINDSLPISNCSVALLFRQLGITNVLCLFCAALTEHKILFLSSSYQRLTDACRALLALLFPLKYSFTYVPILPAQLLEVLTTPTPFIIGVSSIFQAETQELLDVIIADLDGGTVTVPECIHISLLPEPLLHQTREALSMVLDPELEIADLAFPPSPTISASSLKMQDKEIRAVFLRLFAQLLQGYRWCLHIIRIHPEPVIRFHKAAFLGQRGLVEDDFLPKVLEGMAFAGFVTERGPPYRDIDLFDELVANEAKRMQADEGSRARVLRHIKELAEHLYKNENPYPAVTMHKVQKPTEGCHLRLHQRPFPRLDEGTIQWIVDQATAKLQTAPPLVKAEKKCMVPSGPPLGAIMDRNGIILANSARRLEVVRNCISYVFESKMLEAKKLLPAVLRAMKSRAARHCLTQELNLHVQQNRAVLDHQQFDFIVRMMNCCLQDCSASDEHGVAAALLPLVTAFCRKLSPGITQFAYSCVQEHLVWTNIQFWEAMFYSDVQNHIRALYLEGIEDEGENHVEKASEEGPPQEEKSALEIAAEQCRLWPTVSREKQQELIQKEESTVFSQAIHYANRMSYLLLPLDTSKNRLLRGSGLGDAESVSNSFITNSIAGSVADSYDTESGFEDAESSDVANYVVRFINRFVDKVCTESGVTNEHLKGLHVMIPDIVQMHIETLDAVQRESKRLPPIQKPKLLRPSLLMGEESVMEGLRVYLMPDGREEASGGTGGGPPLLPAEGAIFLTTYRVIFKGTPTDPLVGEQVVVRSFPIASLTKEEKITVQAQADQFITEGCAQLQLRSCTFQLLRIAFDEEVASESAETFRKHLNKLRYPQQASDTFAFTVGHLSKAALQPKAKEKNPSLRTISRNLVKNAKRTIGRQYVTRKKYTPPPWEARGNQQHFLEDNEDEISVSEDVDRSTLTPSTTIRPSDKMTMSHLVERACCRDYQRLGLGTLSNSLTRSKNEPFRISTVNRMYAICRSYPGLLIVPQSIQDNAIQRISRCYRQNRFPVVCWRNSRTKAVLLRSGGLHGKGVAGLFKSQNAPATGPSQADSTSLEQEKYLQAVINSMPHYADSGGRNTLSGFTSAHMSSAGKWGSIRASGRMSSYALNMEVGSRLAGKELLSTQANGSPSEASFLRQHRASLYIIGDKSQLRGVKPDPLQHWEVVPIEVFDARQVKTSFKKLMKACVPGNPSAEPGQTYLRSLEESEWLIQIHKILQISVLVVELLDTGSSVLVSLEDGWDITTQVVSLVQLLSDPYYRTMEGFRLLVEKEWLSFGHRFSHRGAQTLASQSSGFTPIFLQFLDCVHQIHLQFPMEFEFSQYYLKFLSYHSVSSRFRTFLLDSDYERLELGLLYEEKGERKGPQLFRSIWDYLDRLNKKTPAFFNYMYAPEDGEVLRPYSNVSNLKVWDYYTQETLSEGPSYDWELVQSQADPVEEAAQPDTSAPQSRRKIVWPCYDNRSRTEPDAISRLLEELQNLEMELGQVPERWKDLWDKAKASQRSEVQADPSGRVAAGSLLMASSLSHQRRSFGVYLQESGRGSSTINLSLDNDSSSASTPSSGKQGGRRSTSTLYSQFQTAESENRSYEGTLYKKGAFMKPWKPRWFVLDKTKHQLRYYDSRLDLECKGVIDLAEVESITPGTPTMGAPKMVEEKAFFDVKTTKRVYYFCAQDVQLAQQWIDRIQSCLSDA, encoded by the exons TTTTGCCAGCCAAGCGGGTGGCAGCTCTTCAGTGAGAGAAACCCCCCGACCTTCTTCATTGCTGTCCTGACCGACATCAACTCGGAGCGGCATTACTGTGCCTGCTTCACCTTCTGGGAGGCGGTTGAGAGCAGCCAG AACCACCttaggaacgaggaggaggagggggaggtggCCGCCCTCATCCAGCCAGCCCAGCTCTTCGCCCCAAAGAGTTTGGTGCTCGTCTCCCGCTTGGACCACGCAGAAGTCTTCCGg AACTGCCTGGGGCTGGTTTACACCATCTTTGTGGACGGGCTGAACGCCTCCCTGGAGACCGTCATCGGGAGCCTCCTGACCTGCACCATCCCCATCACAGGAGGTGCCCAG AGGACAATCTCTCTGGGCGCAGGCGACAGGCAGGTGATTCAGACGCCCATCAACGATTCCCTTCCCATCAGCAACTGCAGCGTGGCCCTGCTCTTCCGACAGCTCG gGATCACCAACGTGCTGTGCCTCTTCTGCGCGGCCCTCACAGAGCACAAGATCCTGTTTCTCTCCAGCAGTTACCAGAGGCTGACGGACGCCTGCCGGGCCCTGCTggccctcctcttccccctgaaGTACAG CTTCACGTACGTGCCCATCCTGCCCGCTCAGCTCTTGGAGGTCCTCACCACGCCAACCCCTTTCATAATTGGTGTGAGCTCCATCTTCCAGGCAGAGACACAGGAGCTG CTGGATGTGATCATCGCTGACCTGGATGGTGGAACGGTGACTGTTCCCGAGTGCATCCATATCTCTCTGCTGCCTGAGCCGCTTCTCCATCAGACGCGGGAAGCCCTGTCCATG GTCTTGGACCCAGAGTTGGAGATTGCAGACCTGGCCTTCCCCCCATCGCCCACCATCTCTGCATCCTCCCTCAAGATGCAG GACAAGGAGATCCGGGCCGTCTTCCTCCGCTTATTTGCACAGCTGCTCCAGGGCTACCGCTGGTGCCTGCACATCATCCGCATCCACCCGGAGCCAGTCATTCGCTTTCACAAG GCAGCCTTCCTGGGGCAGAGGGGGCTGGTGGAAGACGACTTCCTCCCCAAGGTACTGGAGGGCATGGCCTTCGCTGGCTTTGTGACGGAGAGGGGGCCCCCCTACCGAGACATTGACCTGTTTGACGAG CTGGTGGCCAATGAGGCGAAGCGGATGCAGGCGGACGAAGGGAGCCGGGCCAGGGTGCTGCGCCACATCAAGGAACTGGCAGAGCACCTGTACAAAAAC GAGAACCCGTATCCTGCTGTGACGATGCACAAAGTGCAGAAGCCCACAGAAGGCTGCCACCTGCGCCTGCACCAGCGGCCTTTTCCTCGCCTGGATGAGGGCACCATCCAGTGGATCGTTGACCAGGCAACAGCCAAGCTGCAAACGGCTCCCCCCTTAGTCAAGGCAGAGAAGAAGTGCATGGTGCCGTCTGGGCCCCCCCTGG GGGCCATCATGGACCGCAATGGCATCATCTTGGCCAACAGCGCCCGCCGGCTGGAGGTGGTCAGGAACTGCATCTCCTACGTCTTTGAGAGCAAGATGCTGGAGGCCAAGAAG CTCCTCCCGGCCGTCCTCCGTGCCATGAAGAGCCGGGCTGCCCGCCACTGCCTGACCCAAGAGCTGAACCTCCACGTGCAGCAGAACCGGGCTGTGCTGGAccaccagcagtttgacttcatcgtCCGCATGATGAACTGCTGCTTGCAG GACTGCAGCGCTTCAGACGAACACGGGGTGGCGGCTGCCCTCTTGCCCTTGGTGACTGCCTTCTGCCGC AAACTGAGCCCAGGGATCACCCAGTTTGCCTACAGCTGTGTGCAGGAGCACCTGGTGTGGACCAACATCCAGTTCTGGGAGGCCATGTTCTACTCTGACGTGCAGAACCACATCCGGGCTCTGTACCTGGAGGGGATCGAGGACGAGGGGGAGAACCACGTGGAGAAG GCAAGTGAGGAAGGGCCGCCGCAAGAGGAGAAGTCGGCCCTGGAGATTGCGGCCGAGCAATGTCGCCTGTGGCCGACCGTGAGCcgggagaagcagcaggagctGATCCAGAAGGAGGAGAGCACGGTCTTCAGCCAGGCCATTCACTACGCCAACCGCATGAGCTACCTGCTCCTGCCCCTCGACACCAGCAAGAACCGGCTCCTGCGCGGCTCCGGCCTGGGCGATGCCGAGAGCGTCAGCAACAGCTTCATCACCAACAG CATCGCAGGAAGCGTGGCCGACAGCTACGACACGGAGAGCGGCTTTGAGGACGCAGAGAGCTCCGACGTGGCCAACTACGTGGTGCGCTTCATCAACCGCTTTGTGGACAAGGTCTGCACCGAGAGCGGCGTCACCAACGAGCACCTCAAGGGGCTGCATGTCATGATCCCCG acATTGTCCAGATGCACATTGAGACCCTGGATGCCGTGCAGAGGGAAAGCAAGAGGCTCCCCCCGATACAGAAG ccCAAGCTGCTCCGGCCCAGCCTGCTGATGGGCGAAGAGAGCGTGATGGAGGGGCTGCGCGTCTACCTCATGCCGGACGGAAGGGAAGAGGCATCTGGGGGGACTGGGGGGGGACCCCCCCTGCTTCCAGCCGAAGGGGCCATTTTCCTCACCACCTACCGCGTCATCTTCAAGGGCACCCCGACAGATCCACTAG TCGGGGAGCAGGTGGTGGTCCGCTCCTTCCCCATCGCTTCCCTGACCAAAGAGGAGAAGATCACGGTCCAGGCCCAGGCGGACCAGTTCATCACGGAGGGCTGCGCTCAGCTCCAGCTGCGCTCCTGCACATTCCAG TTGCTGCGCATTGCCTTTGACGAGGAGGTGGCCTCTGAGAGCGCAGAGACCTTCCGGAAGCATCTCAATAAGCTGCGCTACCCCCAGCAGGCCTCCGACACCTTTGCCTTCACCGTGGGCCACCTGAGCAAGGCAGCCCTGCAGCCCAAAGCCAAGGAGAAGAACCCCTCACTCAG GACCATCTCCAGGAACCTGGTGAAGAACGCCAAGAGGACGATCGGCCGCCAGTATGTGACACGCAAGAAGTACACACCGCCTCCCTGGGAGGCCCGGGGCAACCAGCAGCACTTCCTGGAGGACAACGAGGACGAGATCTCAG tGTCCGAAGACGTGGACCGCAGCACCTTGACCCCATCCACCACCATCCGGCCCTCCGACAAGATGACCATGAGCCACCTGGTGGAGCGCGCCTGTTGCCGGGACTACCAGCGCCTGGGCCTGGGGACACTCAGCAACAGCCTGACCCGCTCCAAGAACGAGCCCTTCCGCATCTCCACCGTCAACCGCATGTACGCCATCTGCCGGAG CTACCCTGGGCTGCTCATTGTCCCACAGAGCATCCAAGACAACGCCATCCAGCGGATCTCGCGCTGCTACCGCCAGAACCGCTTCCCGGTGGTCTGCTGGCGGAACTCGCGCACCAAGGCGGTCCTCCTGCGCTCCGGCGGGCTGCATGGGAAGGGTGTGGCCGGCCTCTTCAAGTCCCAGAACGCTCCTGCCACAG GCCCCTCTCAGGCCGACTCCACCAGCCTGGAGCAAGAGAAGTACCTGCAGGCCGTCATCAACTCCATGCCTCACTACGCCGACAGCGGCGGCCGCAACACGCTCAGCGGCTTCACCTCGGCCCACATGAGCAGCGCAG GCAAGTGGGGAAGCATCCGCGCCAGCGGGCGCATGAGCAGCTATGCTCTCAACATGGAGGTTGGCTCCCGCCTGGCCGGCAAGGAGCTGCTGAGCACACAAGCCAACGGGTCCCCCTCTGAGGCCAGCTTCCTGCGCCAGCATCGCGCCTCCCTCTACATCATCGGAGACAAGTCCCAGCTCCGG GGCGTGAAGCCGGACCCTTTGCAGCACTGGGAGGTGGTGCCCATCGAGGTCTTTGACGCCCGGCAAGTCAAGACCAGCTTCAAGAAGCTGATGAAGGCCTGTGTGCCGGGCAACCCCTCCGCCGAGCCCGGCCAGACCTACCTGCGCTCCCTGGAGGAGTCCGAGTGGCTGATCCAG ATTCACAAGATCCTGCAGATCTCTGTGCTGGTGGTGGAGCTGCTGGACACGGGCTCCTCTGTGCTGGTCAGCCTGGAGGACGGCTGGGACATCACCACCCAG gtGGTGTCTCTGGTGCAGCTCCTGTCCGACCCCTATTACCGCACCATGGAGGGCTTCCGGCTGCTGGTGGAGAAGGAGTGGCTCTCCTTTGGGCACCGCTTCAGCCACCGAGGGGCACAGACCTTGGCCAGCCAGAGCAGCGGCTTCACGCCCATCTTCCTGCAGTTCCTGGACTGCGTGCATCAG ATCCACCTGCAGTTCCCCATGGAGTTTGAGTTCAGCCAGTACTACCTGAAGTTCCTCAGCTACCACTCGGTCTCCAGCCGCTTCCGCACTTTCCTGCTGGACTCCGACTACGAGCGGCTGGAGCTGG GGCTGCTGTACGAAGAGAAAGGGGAGCGCAAGGGGCCCCAGCTCTTTCGCTCCATTTGGGACTACCTGGATCGGCTGAACAAGAAGACGCCGGCCTTCTTCAACTACATGTATGCCCCGGAGGACGGGGAG GTTTTGCGCCCGTACAGCAACGTCTCGAACCTGAAGGTGTGGGACTACTACACGCAGGAGACCCTGTCGGAAGGACCCTCCTACGACTGGGAGCTGGTGCAGAGCCAGGCGGACCCTGTGGAGGAGGCCGCCCAGCCAGACACCAGCGCCCCCCAGAGCCGGCGCAAGATCGTCTGGCCCTGCTATGACAACCGCAGCCGCACTGAGCCAGACGCCATCTCCCGGCTGCTGGAG GAGCTGCAGAACCTGGAGATGGAGCTGGGGCAGGTCCCTGAGCGCTGGAAGGACCTCTGGGACAAAGCGAAGGCCTCTCAGCGGTCGGAGGTGCAGGCGGACCCCAGCGGCCGA GTGGCGGCTGGCTCCTTGCTGATGGCCTCCAGCCTGTCGCACCAGCGGCGCTCCTTCGGGGTCTACCTGCAGGAGAGCGGCCGCGGCAGCTCCACCATCAACCTGAGCCTGGACAACGACAGCAGCAGCGCCTCCACCCCCTCCAGCGGGAAGCAGGGGGGCCGCAGGAGCACCAGCACCCTCTACAGCCAGTTCCAGACGGCGGAGAGTGAGAATCG GTCCTACGAGGGGACACTGTACAAGAAAGGAGCCTTCATGAAGCCCTGGAAGCCTCGCTGGTTTGTGCTGGATAAAACCAAGCACCAG CTGCGCTATTACGACAGCCGCCTGGACTTGGAGTGCAAAGGCGTCATTGACCTGGCGGAGGTGGAGTCGATCACACCAGGCACCCCCACCATGGGGGCCCCCAAGATGGTGGAGGAGAAGGCTTTCTTTGAC GTGAAGACCACGAAGCGTGTTTACTATTTCTGCGCCCAGGATGTGCAGCTGGCCCAGCAGTGGATCGACCGCATCCAGAGCTGCTTGTCTGACGCCTGA
- the SBF1 gene encoding myotubularin-related protein 5 isoform X2, with amino-acid sequence MSPGALAPPHAALARLAMARLADYFVVVAFAHGKRGSGDGQGQILQRFPEKDWEDNPFPQGIELFCQPSGWQLFSERNPPTFFIAVLTDINSERHYCACFTFWEAVESSQNHLRNEEEEGEVAALIQPAQLFAPKSLVLVSRLDHAEVFRNCLGLVYTIFVDGLNASLETVIGSLLTCTIPITGGAQPDTEDEGARTISLGAGDRQVIQTPINDSLPISNCSVALLFRQLGITNVLCLFCAALTEHKILFLSSSYQRLTDACRALLALLFPLKYSFTYVPILPAQLLEVLTTPTPFIIGVSSIFQAETQELLDVIIADLDGGTVTVPECIHISLLPEPLLHQTREALSMVLDPELEIADLAFPPSPTISASSLKMQDKEIRAVFLRLFAQLLQGYRWCLHIIRIHPEPVIRFHKAAFLGQRGLVEDDFLPKVLEGMAFAGFVTERGPPYRDIDLFDELVANEAKRMQADEGSRARVLRHIKELAEHLYKNENPYPAVTMHKVQKPTEGCHLRLHQRPFPRLDEGTIQWIVDQATAKLQTAPPLVKAEKKCMVPSGPPLGAIMDRNGIILANSARRLEVVRNCISYVFESKMLEAKKLLPAVLRAMKSRAARHCLTQELNLHVQQNRAVLDHQQFDFIVRMMNCCLQDCSASDEHGVAAALLPLVTAFCRKLSPGITQFAYSCVQEHLVWTNIQFWEAMFYSDVQNHIRALYLEGIEDEGENHVEKASEEGPPQEEKSALEIAAEQCRLWPTVSREKQQELIQKEESTVFSQAIHYANRMSYLLLPLDTSKNRLLRGSGLGDAESVSNSFITNSIAGSVADSYDTESGFEDAESSDVANYVVRFINRFVDKVCTESGVTNEHLKGLHVMIPDIVQMHIETLDAVQRESKRLPPIQKPKLLRPSLLMGEESVMEGLRVYLMPDGREEASGGTGGGPPLLPAEGAIFLTTYRVIFKGTPTDPLVGEQVVVRSFPIASLTKEEKITVQAQADQFITEGCAQLQLRSCTFQLLRIAFDEEVASESAETFRKHLNKLRYPQQASDTFAFTVGHLSKAALQPKAKEKNPSLRTISRNLVKNAKRTIGRQYVTRKKYTPPPWEARGNQQHFLEDNEDEISVSEDVDRSTLTPSTTIRPSDKMTMSHLVERACCRDYQRLGLGTLSNSLTRSKNEPFRISTVNRMYAICRSYPGLLIVPQSIQDNAIQRISRCYRQNRFPVVCWRNSRTKAVLLRSGGLHGKGVAGLFKSQNAPATGPSQADSTSLEQEKYLQAVINSMPHYADSGGRNTLSGFTSAHMSSADSSEKRQPKLGSLMKQVMGGKDEGPLSRGALGHRGRLITLSSPKSLASKGHLSPRGKWGSIRASGRMSSYALNMEVGSRLAGKELLSTQANGSPSEASFLRQHRASLYIIGDKSQLRGVKPDPLQHWEVVPIEVFDARQVKTSFKKLMKACVPGNPSAEPGQTYLRSLEESEWLIQIHKILQISVLVVELLDTGSSVLVSLEDGWDITTQVVSLVQLLSDPYYRTMEGFRLLVEKEWLSFGHRFSHRGAQTLASQSSGFTPIFLQFLDCVHQIHLQFPMEFEFSQYYLKFLSYHSVSSRFRTFLLDSDYERLELGLLYEEKGERKGPQLFRSIWDYLDRLNKKTPAFFNYMYAPEDGEVLRPYSNVSNLKVWDYYTQETLSEGPSYDWELVQSQADPVEEAAQPDTSAPQSRRKIVWPCYDNRSRTEPDAISRLLEELQNLEMELGQVPERWKDLWDKAKASQRSEVQADPSGRVAAGSLLMASSLSHQRRSFGVYLQESGRGSSTINLSLDNDSSSASTPSSGKQGGRRSTSTLYSQFQTAESENRSYEGTLYKKGAFMKPWKPRWFVLDKTKHQLRYYDSRLDLECKGVIDLAEVESITPGTPTMGAPKMVEEKAFFDVKTTKRVYYFCAQDVQLAQQWIDRIQSCLSDA; translated from the exons TTTTGCCAGCCAAGCGGGTGGCAGCTCTTCAGTGAGAGAAACCCCCCGACCTTCTTCATTGCTGTCCTGACCGACATCAACTCGGAGCGGCATTACTGTGCCTGCTTCACCTTCTGGGAGGCGGTTGAGAGCAGCCAG AACCACCttaggaacgaggaggaggagggggaggtggCCGCCCTCATCCAGCCAGCCCAGCTCTTCGCCCCAAAGAGTTTGGTGCTCGTCTCCCGCTTGGACCACGCAGAAGTCTTCCGg AACTGCCTGGGGCTGGTTTACACCATCTTTGTGGACGGGCTGAACGCCTCCCTGGAGACCGTCATCGGGAGCCTCCTGACCTGCACCATCCCCATCACAGGAGGTGCCCAG CCTGACACGGAGGACGAAGGAGCG AGGACAATCTCTCTGGGCGCAGGCGACAGGCAGGTGATTCAGACGCCCATCAACGATTCCCTTCCCATCAGCAACTGCAGCGTGGCCCTGCTCTTCCGACAGCTCG gGATCACCAACGTGCTGTGCCTCTTCTGCGCGGCCCTCACAGAGCACAAGATCCTGTTTCTCTCCAGCAGTTACCAGAGGCTGACGGACGCCTGCCGGGCCCTGCTggccctcctcttccccctgaaGTACAG CTTCACGTACGTGCCCATCCTGCCCGCTCAGCTCTTGGAGGTCCTCACCACGCCAACCCCTTTCATAATTGGTGTGAGCTCCATCTTCCAGGCAGAGACACAGGAGCTG CTGGATGTGATCATCGCTGACCTGGATGGTGGAACGGTGACTGTTCCCGAGTGCATCCATATCTCTCTGCTGCCTGAGCCGCTTCTCCATCAGACGCGGGAAGCCCTGTCCATG GTCTTGGACCCAGAGTTGGAGATTGCAGACCTGGCCTTCCCCCCATCGCCCACCATCTCTGCATCCTCCCTCAAGATGCAG GACAAGGAGATCCGGGCCGTCTTCCTCCGCTTATTTGCACAGCTGCTCCAGGGCTACCGCTGGTGCCTGCACATCATCCGCATCCACCCGGAGCCAGTCATTCGCTTTCACAAG GCAGCCTTCCTGGGGCAGAGGGGGCTGGTGGAAGACGACTTCCTCCCCAAGGTACTGGAGGGCATGGCCTTCGCTGGCTTTGTGACGGAGAGGGGGCCCCCCTACCGAGACATTGACCTGTTTGACGAG CTGGTGGCCAATGAGGCGAAGCGGATGCAGGCGGACGAAGGGAGCCGGGCCAGGGTGCTGCGCCACATCAAGGAACTGGCAGAGCACCTGTACAAAAAC GAGAACCCGTATCCTGCTGTGACGATGCACAAAGTGCAGAAGCCCACAGAAGGCTGCCACCTGCGCCTGCACCAGCGGCCTTTTCCTCGCCTGGATGAGGGCACCATCCAGTGGATCGTTGACCAGGCAACAGCCAAGCTGCAAACGGCTCCCCCCTTAGTCAAGGCAGAGAAGAAGTGCATGGTGCCGTCTGGGCCCCCCCTGG GGGCCATCATGGACCGCAATGGCATCATCTTGGCCAACAGCGCCCGCCGGCTGGAGGTGGTCAGGAACTGCATCTCCTACGTCTTTGAGAGCAAGATGCTGGAGGCCAAGAAG CTCCTCCCGGCCGTCCTCCGTGCCATGAAGAGCCGGGCTGCCCGCCACTGCCTGACCCAAGAGCTGAACCTCCACGTGCAGCAGAACCGGGCTGTGCTGGAccaccagcagtttgacttcatcgtCCGCATGATGAACTGCTGCTTGCAG GACTGCAGCGCTTCAGACGAACACGGGGTGGCGGCTGCCCTCTTGCCCTTGGTGACTGCCTTCTGCCGC AAACTGAGCCCAGGGATCACCCAGTTTGCCTACAGCTGTGTGCAGGAGCACCTGGTGTGGACCAACATCCAGTTCTGGGAGGCCATGTTCTACTCTGACGTGCAGAACCACATCCGGGCTCTGTACCTGGAGGGGATCGAGGACGAGGGGGAGAACCACGTGGAGAAG GCAAGTGAGGAAGGGCCGCCGCAAGAGGAGAAGTCGGCCCTGGAGATTGCGGCCGAGCAATGTCGCCTGTGGCCGACCGTGAGCcgggagaagcagcaggagctGATCCAGAAGGAGGAGAGCACGGTCTTCAGCCAGGCCATTCACTACGCCAACCGCATGAGCTACCTGCTCCTGCCCCTCGACACCAGCAAGAACCGGCTCCTGCGCGGCTCCGGCCTGGGCGATGCCGAGAGCGTCAGCAACAGCTTCATCACCAACAG CATCGCAGGAAGCGTGGCCGACAGCTACGACACGGAGAGCGGCTTTGAGGACGCAGAGAGCTCCGACGTGGCCAACTACGTGGTGCGCTTCATCAACCGCTTTGTGGACAAGGTCTGCACCGAGAGCGGCGTCACCAACGAGCACCTCAAGGGGCTGCATGTCATGATCCCCG acATTGTCCAGATGCACATTGAGACCCTGGATGCCGTGCAGAGGGAAAGCAAGAGGCTCCCCCCGATACAGAAG ccCAAGCTGCTCCGGCCCAGCCTGCTGATGGGCGAAGAGAGCGTGATGGAGGGGCTGCGCGTCTACCTCATGCCGGACGGAAGGGAAGAGGCATCTGGGGGGACTGGGGGGGGACCCCCCCTGCTTCCAGCCGAAGGGGCCATTTTCCTCACCACCTACCGCGTCATCTTCAAGGGCACCCCGACAGATCCACTAG TCGGGGAGCAGGTGGTGGTCCGCTCCTTCCCCATCGCTTCCCTGACCAAAGAGGAGAAGATCACGGTCCAGGCCCAGGCGGACCAGTTCATCACGGAGGGCTGCGCTCAGCTCCAGCTGCGCTCCTGCACATTCCAG TTGCTGCGCATTGCCTTTGACGAGGAGGTGGCCTCTGAGAGCGCAGAGACCTTCCGGAAGCATCTCAATAAGCTGCGCTACCCCCAGCAGGCCTCCGACACCTTTGCCTTCACCGTGGGCCACCTGAGCAAGGCAGCCCTGCAGCCCAAAGCCAAGGAGAAGAACCCCTCACTCAG GACCATCTCCAGGAACCTGGTGAAGAACGCCAAGAGGACGATCGGCCGCCAGTATGTGACACGCAAGAAGTACACACCGCCTCCCTGGGAGGCCCGGGGCAACCAGCAGCACTTCCTGGAGGACAACGAGGACGAGATCTCAG tGTCCGAAGACGTGGACCGCAGCACCTTGACCCCATCCACCACCATCCGGCCCTCCGACAAGATGACCATGAGCCACCTGGTGGAGCGCGCCTGTTGCCGGGACTACCAGCGCCTGGGCCTGGGGACACTCAGCAACAGCCTGACCCGCTCCAAGAACGAGCCCTTCCGCATCTCCACCGTCAACCGCATGTACGCCATCTGCCGGAG CTACCCTGGGCTGCTCATTGTCCCACAGAGCATCCAAGACAACGCCATCCAGCGGATCTCGCGCTGCTACCGCCAGAACCGCTTCCCGGTGGTCTGCTGGCGGAACTCGCGCACCAAGGCGGTCCTCCTGCGCTCCGGCGGGCTGCATGGGAAGGGTGTGGCCGGCCTCTTCAAGTCCCAGAACGCTCCTGCCACAG GCCCCTCTCAGGCCGACTCCACCAGCCTGGAGCAAGAGAAGTACCTGCAGGCCGTCATCAACTCCATGCCTCACTACGCCGACAGCGGCGGCCGCAACACGCTCAGCGGCTTCACCTCGGCCCACATGAGCAGCGCAG ATTCTTCTGAGAAGCGGCAGCCCAAGCTGGGATCTCTTATGAAGCAGGTGATGGGAGGGAAGGACGAAGGGCCGCTTAGCCGCGGAG CCCTAGGTCACAGAGGTAGGCTCATTACCCTCTCCAGCCCCAAGAGCCTGGCATCAAAGGGACACCTCTCCCCCCGAG GCAAGTGGGGAAGCATCCGCGCCAGCGGGCGCATGAGCAGCTATGCTCTCAACATGGAGGTTGGCTCCCGCCTGGCCGGCAAGGAGCTGCTGAGCACACAAGCCAACGGGTCCCCCTCTGAGGCCAGCTTCCTGCGCCAGCATCGCGCCTCCCTCTACATCATCGGAGACAAGTCCCAGCTCCGG GGCGTGAAGCCGGACCCTTTGCAGCACTGGGAGGTGGTGCCCATCGAGGTCTTTGACGCCCGGCAAGTCAAGACCAGCTTCAAGAAGCTGATGAAGGCCTGTGTGCCGGGCAACCCCTCCGCCGAGCCCGGCCAGACCTACCTGCGCTCCCTGGAGGAGTCCGAGTGGCTGATCCAG ATTCACAAGATCCTGCAGATCTCTGTGCTGGTGGTGGAGCTGCTGGACACGGGCTCCTCTGTGCTGGTCAGCCTGGAGGACGGCTGGGACATCACCACCCAG gtGGTGTCTCTGGTGCAGCTCCTGTCCGACCCCTATTACCGCACCATGGAGGGCTTCCGGCTGCTGGTGGAGAAGGAGTGGCTCTCCTTTGGGCACCGCTTCAGCCACCGAGGGGCACAGACCTTGGCCAGCCAGAGCAGCGGCTTCACGCCCATCTTCCTGCAGTTCCTGGACTGCGTGCATCAG ATCCACCTGCAGTTCCCCATGGAGTTTGAGTTCAGCCAGTACTACCTGAAGTTCCTCAGCTACCACTCGGTCTCCAGCCGCTTCCGCACTTTCCTGCTGGACTCCGACTACGAGCGGCTGGAGCTGG GGCTGCTGTACGAAGAGAAAGGGGAGCGCAAGGGGCCCCAGCTCTTTCGCTCCATTTGGGACTACCTGGATCGGCTGAACAAGAAGACGCCGGCCTTCTTCAACTACATGTATGCCCCGGAGGACGGGGAG GTTTTGCGCCCGTACAGCAACGTCTCGAACCTGAAGGTGTGGGACTACTACACGCAGGAGACCCTGTCGGAAGGACCCTCCTACGACTGGGAGCTGGTGCAGAGCCAGGCGGACCCTGTGGAGGAGGCCGCCCAGCCAGACACCAGCGCCCCCCAGAGCCGGCGCAAGATCGTCTGGCCCTGCTATGACAACCGCAGCCGCACTGAGCCAGACGCCATCTCCCGGCTGCTGGAG GAGCTGCAGAACCTGGAGATGGAGCTGGGGCAGGTCCCTGAGCGCTGGAAGGACCTCTGGGACAAAGCGAAGGCCTCTCAGCGGTCGGAGGTGCAGGCGGACCCCAGCGGCCGA GTGGCGGCTGGCTCCTTGCTGATGGCCTCCAGCCTGTCGCACCAGCGGCGCTCCTTCGGGGTCTACCTGCAGGAGAGCGGCCGCGGCAGCTCCACCATCAACCTGAGCCTGGACAACGACAGCAGCAGCGCCTCCACCCCCTCCAGCGGGAAGCAGGGGGGCCGCAGGAGCACCAGCACCCTCTACAGCCAGTTCCAGACGGCGGAGAGTGAGAATCG GTCCTACGAGGGGACACTGTACAAGAAAGGAGCCTTCATGAAGCCCTGGAAGCCTCGCTGGTTTGTGCTGGATAAAACCAAGCACCAG CTGCGCTATTACGACAGCCGCCTGGACTTGGAGTGCAAAGGCGTCATTGACCTGGCGGAGGTGGAGTCGATCACACCAGGCACCCCCACCATGGGGGCCCCCAAGATGGTGGAGGAGAAGGCTTTCTTTGAC GTGAAGACCACGAAGCGTGTTTACTATTTCTGCGCCCAGGATGTGCAGCTGGCCCAGCAGTGGATCGACCGCATCCAGAGCTGCTTGTCTGACGCCTGA